ATTACCAGCATCGGCAAGCAAACTGCGCCTCTGGCAATCGAAAAGTGGGAATAAGATAAGTTTTCTTTACTGGGAAGTAAAATCCCGTATGCGGTCAATCGTCAAAATTTCGCCATATTGCCTGAATATCTTCCATCAGATAGCCGCGATAGAGCAAAAAACGCTGGACCTTTACCTTATCTGAAAAATCGACAGGTAAAGGTTCACCGTACTTCCGAATGGCCTGCTCACGCGCAAGCACTGCCCAGTCAATTTCGCACTCACGCATGGCCCGCTCGATAGCTTCACGCGTGATCCCTTTTTGGTTTAATTCCTGGCGCACCCGGGCAGGTCCATAACCTTTGCGGCTACGGCTGGCGATAAACTGCTGCACGAAGCGATCATCATCCAGATAACGACTTTCAATACACCAGGCGATGACCTTGTCGTAATCCTCCGGCGTGGCATCAATTTCTTCTGGTCCATTTTTCCCCATCACCGGAGCGGCCAGCTTGCGCCGCATTTCCTGCTCGCTGTGATCGCGCATCGCCAGAATACGTACGGCGCGGTCAAGCAGTCGGGAATAAGCGGAACGGCGGGAAGTTGCTTCTGTCATAGTAAGCCTTCAGAAATGAAAAAGGG
This window of the Citrobacter freundii ATCC 8090 = MTCC 1658 = NBRC 12681 genome carries:
- the recX gene encoding recombination regulator RecX; translated protein: MTEATSRRSAYSRLLDRAVRILAMRDHSEQEMRRKLAAPVMGKNGPEEIDATPEDYDKVIAWCIESRYLDDDRFVQQFIASRSRKGYGPARVRQELNQKGITREAIERAMRECEIDWAVLAREQAIRKYGEPLPVDFSDKVKVQRFLLYRGYLMEDIQAIWRNFDD